The following coding sequences lie in one Acropora palmata chromosome 3, jaAcrPala1.3, whole genome shotgun sequence genomic window:
- the LOC141877175 gene encoding uncharacterized protein LOC141877175 — protein sequence MKTLILLAVVAFVLSTALVHRRSNDYIEESDTGLQLKETGNDFTVEHIGSESESVDEDEDPGEEEDELNEEEEEDDGDDDCSKDGEEEEDEEDAREDDNDEVDEDENGRAEYKAMQKIADPLAFLFPTPIPPRRRGGLRGIRKPPRRPCRRRGGRPRRRSRRFRG from the exons ATGAAGACACTGATCCTTTTGGCTGTGGTTGCGTTTGTGTTGTCTACGGCTCTTGTACATCGAAGAAGTAATGATTACATCGAAGAATCAGATACCGGATTACAACTGAAGGAAACAGGCAATGATTTTACAGTGGAACATATTGGGAG TGAATCTGAGTCAGTGGATGAAGACGAAGACCcgggagaagaagaagacgaactcaacgaagaggaggaagaagatGATGGCGATGACGATTGTTCCAAGgatggagaagaagaagaagatgaagaagacgCAAGAGAAGACGACAATGATGAAGTCGACGAGGATGAGAACGGACGTGCTGAGTACAAGGCAATGCAAAAGATAGCGGATCCTCTCGCTTTTCTCTTTCCAACGCCCATTCCCCCGAGAAGAAGGGGCGGACTGAGAGGTATACGCAAGCCACCGAGAAGACCATGCAGAAGACGAGGAGGAAGACCAAGAAGACGTAGCAGGCGATTTCGGGGTTGA
- the LOC141875543 gene encoding contactin-associated protein 1-like, with translation MADDEQSPCVSHSCYHESARVPDLRANSHRCKACQAGFVGNQYEWKGKSCSEIKSFSPEISIGSYVVDPDGEGGCEPIVDVVFCNMTEKNGTGVTVISHNSKNRSLAKGNSSQGSYARAVHYSGVSSSCISQLANLTAISSHCEQFIKYECYGTVLLYNGYPYGWWVSRDHEKMKYWSGAGPGDLYKCACGLTQECANSSYGCNCDKYDHDVWREDSGFLTEKSHLPVIELRFGDFIYNHEDFHTLGKLKCYGTI, from the exons ATGGCTGATGACGAA CAGTCTCCATGCGTCAGTCATAGCTGTTACCATGAAAGCGCTCGTGTTCCTGACCTTAGAGCGAACTCACATCGCTGCAAGGCATGCCAAGCAGGATTTGTTGGAAATCAATATGAGTGGAAAG GGAAAAGTTGCAGTGAGATCAAATCTTTCAGTCCTGAAATCTCAATTGGTTCTTATGTCGTCGATCCTGATGGTGAAGGAGGCTGCGAACCCatcgtcgacgtcgtcttttGCAacatgacagaaaaaaatggaacTGGTGTAACAGTGATTAGTCACAACAGTAAAAACAGATCGCTTGCTAAAGGAAATTCTTCTCAAGGAAGTTACGCAAGAGCTGTTCACTACTCTGGAGTGAGCTCATCTTGTATTTCCCAGCTGGCCAACCTAACTGCAATATCTTCTCACTGTGAGCAGTTTATCAAATACGAATGCTATGGGACTGTTCTTCTGTACAATGGATATCCTTATGGTTGGTGGGTGTCACGTGATCATGAAAAAATGAAGTATTGGAGTGGAGCAGGACCCGGGGATTTGTACAAGTGTGCATGCGGACTAACTCAGGAGTGCGCAAACTCCAGCTATGGATGCAACTGTGACAAGTATGACCATGATGTGTGGCGAGAGGACAGCGGTTTTCTCACTGAAAAGTCTCATCTTCCGGTCATCGAGCTAAGATTTGGAGATTTTATTTATAACCACGAAGATTTTCACACTCTGGGTAAGCTGAAGTGTTACGGAACGATTTGA